In Planctomicrobium piriforme, a single genomic region encodes these proteins:
- a CDS encoding APC family permease has protein sequence MAEPETDRQLAAGSKQASLRMWDVVSLMVGIVVGVSIFKVPGSVFALTGSPELALGIWAGGAFLAFCGALCYAELAAAYPEFGAEYIYLARAYGRRCAFLFAWLNVCAVLPGNIGAASFVFAGYAGQLSPRLAHSPGLVAAGAILALMLLQFAGMVAGRRVQNILTGTKVIALAAILLCGLLLPAAPAEVRAPPAPLQWNQIGLALVFVLYAYGGWNDAATVTPEVRDCRRNVPRALLLGLTLIAGLYLALNYSFLRVLGFNAASASEAPAAELMHRALGPAFSTLMSLIVMASALGAINGMMFSGCRLLAAVGEDFRLFRGWNYWNRRQVPVWSLLTIAGISLLLTVLVGLEAGRGGIGLAAQTVGLAAPDWEKYGGGFNMLVAASAPLFWAFFMLSGVSLIVLRFRDSRRERPFRTPAYPLPAFVFIVSAGFMLWSSLSYAGLITLLLLPALVSGLVLAAIQRPLKQEDSSLRTVQTD, from the coding sequence ATGGCCGAACCAGAGACCGATCGACAGCTGGCGGCCGGATCGAAGCAGGCATCGCTGCGGATGTGGGACGTCGTCAGCCTGATGGTGGGCATCGTCGTCGGCGTCAGCATCTTCAAGGTGCCAGGCAGCGTGTTCGCGCTGACGGGAAGTCCTGAACTGGCATTGGGAATCTGGGCCGGCGGAGCGTTTCTCGCCTTCTGTGGAGCGCTCTGTTACGCGGAACTCGCGGCGGCCTATCCCGAGTTCGGGGCCGAGTATATTTACCTCGCCCGGGCGTATGGCCGTCGCTGTGCGTTTCTGTTTGCGTGGCTGAATGTCTGCGCCGTGCTGCCCGGCAATATCGGTGCGGCGTCGTTTGTGTTTGCAGGCTATGCGGGACAACTGAGCCCTAGATTGGCTCATTCACCGGGTCTGGTCGCGGCAGGGGCCATTCTCGCCCTGATGCTGTTGCAGTTCGCAGGGATGGTGGCGGGACGCCGCGTGCAGAACATCCTCACCGGCACCAAGGTGATCGCACTCGCGGCGATTCTGCTGTGCGGCCTGCTGTTGCCGGCGGCGCCGGCGGAAGTGCGCGCACCACCCGCCCCTTTGCAGTGGAATCAGATCGGACTTGCTCTGGTCTTTGTCCTCTATGCCTACGGCGGCTGGAACGATGCCGCGACAGTCACGCCTGAGGTGCGCGATTGCCGCCGGAATGTTCCTCGTGCGCTGCTGCTGGGACTGACGCTCATTGCCGGGCTCTATCTGGCGCTGAACTATTCGTTCCTGCGGGTGCTGGGGTTCAACGCGGCGAGTGCCTCTGAAGCACCGGCGGCGGAGCTGATGCATCGCGCGCTGGGTCCAGCGTTTTCCACATTGATGAGCCTGATCGTCATGGCCTCGGCCCTGGGGGCGATCAACGGGATGATGTTTTCGGGTTGCCGGTTGCTGGCGGCCGTGGGCGAAGATTTTCGACTCTTCCGCGGCTGGAACTATTGGAATCGCCGTCAGGTTCCGGTGTGGTCGCTGCTGACCATCGCAGGCATCTCACTCTTACTGACAGTGCTGGTGGGATTGGAAGCAGGTCGTGGAGGCATTGGCCTCGCCGCGCAAACGGTGGGGCTCGCCGCACCGGACTGGGAGAAATACGGAGGCGGCTTCAACATGTTGGTTGCGGCGTCCGCCCCGCTGTTCTGGGCGTTCTTCATGCTTTCCGGCGTCTCGCTGATCGTGTTGCGATTTCGCGATTCCAGGCGCGAACGACCGTTCCGAACGCCGGCGTATCCGTTGCCGGCGTTCGTGTTCATTGTCTCTGCCGGCTTCATGCTGTGGAGCAGCCTGAGCTATGCCGGATTGATCACGCTCTTGCTGCTGCCGGCGCTCGTCAGCGGACTGGTTTTGGCGGCGATTCAACGCCCGCTCAAGCAAGAAGACTCTTCCTTAAGAACCGTTCAGACCGACTGA
- a CDS encoding phosphatase PAP2 family protein — MDSASSGNLPHSSRSHASKLWDRIHQFGHGWVVWFGGREPAVLVSMLLLLAAGMSFVHLADEVSEGETHQFDRWLLRALRTPENPAIPVGPVWLAEVARDTTSLGGYGCLIFFTLIVTGYLWLDKKQHLALFLFASATSGYLLSSVLKDLFQRPRPDIVPHLDTVASTSFPSGHSMNAAIIYLTLGTLIATAVGRKRLKVYVIAVALFLTFAVGCSRVFLGVHYPTDVAAGWMAGLSWALLCWLAARFLQSRGQVEQPSVPPDEPKPDLEPHQSV; from the coding sequence ATGGACAGCGCGAGTTCCGGAAATCTGCCACACTCGAGCCGTTCTCACGCCAGCAAGCTGTGGGACCGCATCCACCAGTTTGGACATGGCTGGGTGGTCTGGTTTGGCGGACGCGAACCGGCGGTGCTCGTCTCGATGCTCTTGCTGCTCGCCGCGGGCATGTCGTTCGTGCATCTTGCCGACGAAGTGTCTGAAGGGGAAACGCATCAGTTCGACCGCTGGCTGCTGAGAGCTTTGCGAACGCCGGAAAACCCGGCCATTCCAGTGGGTCCGGTCTGGCTCGCGGAAGTTGCCCGGGATACGACCTCGCTGGGGGGGTACGGCTGTCTGATCTTCTTTACGCTGATCGTGACCGGTTACCTGTGGCTGGACAAGAAACAGCATCTCGCGCTGTTCTTGTTCGCGTCGGCGACGAGCGGCTACCTGTTGAGTTCAGTGCTGAAGGATCTCTTCCAGCGTCCCCGGCCGGACATTGTTCCGCATCTTGATACGGTGGCCTCGACCAGTTTCCCCAGCGGTCACAGTATGAACGCAGCCATCATTTACCTGACCCTCGGAACCTTGATTGCCACGGCCGTCGGCCGCAAAAGACTGAAGGTTTATGTGATCGCCGTGGCGCTGTTTCTCACCTTCGCCGTCGGCTGCAGTCGGGTCTTTCTGGGGGTGCATTATCCGACCGATGTCGCCGCCGGATGGATGGCCGGACTCAGCTGGGCGCTCTTGTGCTGGCTTGCCGCCCGATTTCTGCAAAGCCGCGGTCAGGTGGAACAGCCGAGCGTGCCGCCCGACGAACCCAAGCCGGACCTGGAACCGCATCAGTCGGTCTGA